CTCGACCTGCGGATCCCGGGCTCTGCGGCGGGCGCGCAGGCTGAGCCAGCCGACCGCGGTGCCGAACGCGATCTCGCCGGCAACGATCACAAGGAAGGTGCCGGTCGCCTTCGGCAGCGAGAACAGCCCTGTCGTGATGGCGGCGAGCGCGAAGCGGTAGAGGATCAGCGCGGTCGCGTCATTGGCCAGCCCCTCGCCCTCGAGGATCACCAGGATGCGGCGGGGCATGCCGAGCTTGCGGGCGATTGCGAGCGGCGCCACCACGTCCGGCGGCGCGACGATCGCCCCGAGCAGGAAGCCGACGCTCCAGGGCAGGCCGATCAGATAGTGGGTCGCCGCCGCGACCAGGAAGGCAGTGAAGATCACGCAGCCGACCGACAGCAGGATGATCGGCCGCAGATTGGCCCTGAATTCGCGCCAGCTCATCGCGACGCTCGCCGAATAGATCAGCGGCGGCAGCACCACCAGGAGCACGAGCTCGGGCGGCAGTTCCAGCGACGGCATGCCCGGCACGAAGGCGAGCACCACGCCGACCAGGAGCAGCAGGATCGCCGGCGCGACATCGGTCCGCCGCGCAACCAGGGCGGTTCCCGCCAGCACGCCGAGCAAGCTGAGAAAGATCTGAAACTTGGCTTCCATAACGGCTCAATTCGCCCGGAAACCAGCGCCAGTCAATGCGGTCCGGCCGGAGCCGGGCCGCTTGGGCATGTCACAAAGCCGTCGTGGAAACGCGGCGGGAGCGGCGGTCAGTCCTTGAGGTCGTAGCGGTAGGACTTCGAGACGATCTGCCAGCCGTCGGCGAGCTTCATGGCGACGAGGTAGTCGGTGAAGTAGCGCGGCGGCAGCTGGCAACGCACCTTGATGAAGGCCGTGTTGTCGTCGGAGCGGTCGATGGTGACGATGAAGTCCTCGCGCGGCTTGCCTTCGGCCTTCGCCGACGTGCGCTTGCGCACCAGAGCGAGCCAGTCCGGCACGGTCAGGACCTTCAGCTCGCCCTTCTCTACCCAGCGCAGATCGGCGCTTGGATGAAAGGCTTCGGCGAGCTTGTCGGCATTGCTTTCGTAGAGGCCGTCGAAATAGGTTTGCACGACGTTCTCGACGGTGGATCGATCTTGGCTCATGGGTTGGTCCTCCCGGCAGGGGTTTTGGTCTACAGGAGCGTTTTCGAGCGAAGCGGGTACCGGTTCGCGTGAGGAACGCGTCAAACGAGGATCGCGAGCCCGTTCCGATTCAATCGGAATGGAAAGGGCTCTGCAATCTAGCCGCGAACCGCCGCATCGCGCCATGGCCGGCGGCAAAATTCTGCGTGAGGAGCAAGCTGTGACCGCATCTGCAAATTCGAATGAAATCATCCTGACCGGCGAATGCTTCTGCGGCGACGTGCGCTACGAGGTGGCCGACGCGTTTGCCTATGCGCTGAATTGCCACTGCTCGAACTGCCGGCGCGCCACGGGATCGGCGTTCAAGCCGTTCGCGGGGATTGCCCGCAAAAAATTTACCGTCACACGCGGCGCCGACCGCCTCCTGATCTATGGCGATGAGATCACCCACGACGCGCATTGCGGCCGCTGCGGGTCGCTGCTCTATTCGCAGGTCCGTAACGGCGCCTATGCCCATGTCACTATGGGTACGCTGCGCGAGCCGCCTTCGATCCGGCCGACCGCCCATATCTTCGTCGGCTCCAAGGCGCCGTGGTACGCGATACTGGACGACCTGCCGCAATATCAGGAGCACGTGACGCAAGGTGAGGAATAAATGGCGGGGAATAAATCCGCTCAAGGCAGGTTCTTGTCCTGAGCCTGGTCGACTTGTGCCGCCGGCGTCTCGGACGGCCCCAGCGAGAAGGCGAGCACGACATCGTCGGCGCGCTGCTTGAACTCCTTGCCGACCGCCGCGCGCGCGGCGACGGCAAGTTGCTGCAACGGCTTGTCCTGGAGCAGGCTGGGGAAGGTGACGGTCACCGATGTGAGCCGGCCATTGTGCCAGTTGAACCCGACCGCCGGCTTGACCCCGACCATCGCAACCAGATCGTTCTCCACGGCCTTGGCGTGCTTGAAGCCGTCGAACACGGCGTCGACCAGGCCGCAGCCCGCGGCGCAGCCGGCCAGCAGCGCGAGGGCGAGGAGGTTTCGGGCCATGCTGCCGATCATGCCGCCGATCTTGCCGGGTCTGGCGGATGGAACCGCCGCGCTGGTGCCCTGCATCACGTCCTCCGTGCGTCTGTTCTTGTTGTCCGGATCGTGCACCAAATCTCGTGCCCGGCCAAATCCGAACCGGCGGTCCGTCTCGTCGACTAACAGTCAGGGTGACATGGTCGACGCCGGCGCGGATCGTGAGGCGCCTCACAAAATGCCGCGCTTGATTCTGGTATTCGGACCTGCATGCTGGAAAACCGCCAGAGTATCGCCATGAACAGGTCTGGGTTCTTGAAATTGAATCGATTGCTGCTCGCCGTCGCGGCCGTTCTGCTGATCGTCTGCCAGCCCGCCTTCGCGGAAAAGCGCGTGGCCCTGGTGCTCGGCAACTCGGCGTATCGGAACACCGCGCCGCTGGCCAACCCGGTCAACGATGCCTCGGTGATATCAGCGACGCTGAAGAATGCCGGCTTCGACACGGTCGACTTCCGCAAGGACCTGCCGGCGGTCGAGACCCGCCGCGCACTGCGCGAATTCGCCGACCTCGCCCGCGATGCCGATATTGCGCTGGTCTATTACGCCGGCCACGGCATCGAGGTCGACGGCGCCAACTACCTGATCCCGGTCGATGCCCGCCTGGAGCGCGACACCGACGTCTACGACGAGGCGTTTTCGCTCGACCGTATCCTGGTCGCGATCGAGCCGGCGCGGAAGCTGCGGCTGGTGATCCTCGATGCCTGCCGCGACAACCCGTTCGCCAAGACCATGAAGCGGACGCTGGCGACCCGGGCGATCGGGCAGGGCCTCGCCAAGGTCGAGCCGACCAGTCCGAACGTGCTGATCGCCTATTCGGCGAAAGCCGGGTCTACGGCGGCCGACGGCGACGGCAAGAACAGCCCGTTCACGATCGCGCTGTCGAAGTTCCTGCCGACGCCCGGTCTCGATGTCCGTCGCGCCTTCGGCTATGTCCGCGACGAGGTGCTGAAGACCACCAACAACCGCCAGGAGCCGTTCGTCTATGGCTCGCTCGGCGGCGAGGACGTGCCGCTGGTGCCGGCACTAGCCAAGCCGGCGCCCGTCGCCGCTGCCGCGTCCCCGATGTCGGCACCGACGCCGCAGTCGGAAGCCAGGCGCGACTACGAGCTCGCGCTGCAGATCGGCAACAAGAGCGCGATGAATGCTTTCCTCGCGCAGTATCCGAATGGCTACTACGCCAACCTCGCCAGGTTGCAGCTCGATAAATTCGCGACCGAGGACGCGCGCGTCGCCGCCACCGAGAAGGCGCGTCTGGCCGAGCAGGAGCGTGCACGGCTTGCCGCCGAGGGCGCGCAGAAGGCGCAGCAGGCGAAGGCCGAGGCCGACGCGAAGGCTGCCGAAGCCGCGCGTCTTGCCGCCGAACGGGCCAAGCAGGTCGCGCAGGAGCAGGCCACGGTTGCCGAGCAGAGGCGTCAGGCGGATGCTGCGCTCGCCGATCGCGCCGCGGCGAACAAGGCTGCTGCCGATCAATCGGCAACGCCGGCTGCGGCCGCGCCATCAGCTCCGCCTGAGAAGACCACGACCGTGGCGGCACTCGCCACCGGGGCGCCCGAGGCCGACGTAGTCAAATCGGTGCAGACCGAATTGCGCCGCGTCGGCTGCCTGACCGGCGCCGTCGATGGCGACTGGAACGCGGCGTCGCAGCGCTCGCTGACGCTGTTCAACCGCTATGCCGGCACCAGACTCGACGTCAAGGCCGCGAGTGTCGACACGCTCGATGCCGTCAGGCTGAAGCAGTCCCGCGTCTGTCCGCTGGTCTGCGAGCACGGCTATAGGGCCGATGGCGATCGCTGCACCACGATCGTGTGTGCCGAGGGCTCGTTCCTCAACGACGACAATGAATGCGAAAAACGGCGCGAGCGGAAGCCGGTCGCCAAACGCGACGGCGACGAGCGCCCGTCGCGCCGCGAGCAGGACCGTGCGTTCCGCCCGCAGCGCGAGCCGCAGCTCCCGTCCGCCGACATTCCGCGCCCGCAGGGCCGTGCGAGGGCGGAAGGCGGCGGCAGCGGGCAGATCACGTGCGATGCCTATCTGTGCCGTCCGGTCAGGCGCGGCTGCCATCTCGAATACCGCGGCGGCGGCGGCCCCGGCGGAAACGTCGGCAATGTCGAGGTCTGCAACTAGCGCCCGGGGAGATTAGGTTGAGCTGCAGCTGCAGCGGTACTTCACCTCTCCCTTGGGAGAGGTCGGCGCGCAGCGCCGGGTGAGGGATTGCGGTCTCTCGTTAGCGCCGCGGCCCCTCACCCGATTTGCTGCGCAAATCGACCTCTCCCCGTCGGGGAGAGGTGACGAGAGTCCGTGGCCGAACCGTTCGATCCAATTGATAACGCGCTAAATCAAGCTCGCCGCGATGTTCACCATCAGCGCCAGCAGCGCGGTGTTGAACACGAACGAGATGATGCCGTGCACGGTCGCGGTGCGGCGGATGATCTTGTCGGTGATGCCGACGTCGGAGACCTGCGCGGTCATGCCGATCACGAACGAGAAATAGACGAAGTCCCAATAGTCGACGTCGGTATGCGCATCGCCGCTTGGAAACTGCAATCCGCCGGGGGTCTTGCCGCGATAGAACTCATGGGCGTAGTGCAGCGCGAATGCGGTGTGCACCATGGCCCATGACAGCGTGATGGTGACGATGGCCACCGCCAGTCCGGCCGGGCTGCCCTTGGAGGCGCCGAGCTCGAACACGATGGCCAACAGGCTCGCCAGCGCGCCGAACGCGGTCAGCAGCAGGATCAGGAAACGGCCGTCGTCCTGCAGGATGGCGCTGCGCTTGATGTGGGCGACGCCACAGCGCAGCATCATCAGATAGGCGAGCACCAGGTAGAGCGCGGCGAAGGCGTCCCAGCCGGCAAGCAGGCGCGTGACGAGGCGTAGCGAGCCGGGCATCAACAGCGCGACGACGATGCCGACCACGATCGAAGTGAAGGTGCGCGGCCGGCCCACCACCACGCGGACCGGCATCGGCAGCTTGCGGAAACGAACAAGGCGGTCGTCGAATTCCTTGTTCATTTCGGGCGATTTCCAGTTAGAGCATGATCCGGAAAAGTGGAGTCCGGTTTTCCCTCGCGACAAACGCAACGCGTTTGCGCGGAGATCATGCTCAGAAAAGAGATTAGATCATGATGCGATTCGCATCATGATCTAGTTCTTGCGCTCGGCGACGAAGCGGGCTGCGGCGCGCAGCACGTCGCCCCGATCGCCGAACACCGACAGTGCGGCATCGGCGCGCGCCAAGAGGTCGCGCACGCGCTGCTTGGCGCCGTCGATGCCGAGCTGGGTGACGAAGGTGGTCTTGCCGAGTGCGGCGTCGGCGCCGGCCGGCTTGCCGAGTGCGGCCGCGTCACCCTCGACGTCGAGCAGATCGTCGGCGATCTGGAAGGCCTCGCCGAGCGCTTTGCCGTAATCGTCGAGCGCCTGGTATTCCTTCTGCGAGGCCTGGCCGAGGATCGCGCCGGCGATGCAGCCGAAGCGGAGCAGCGCGCCGGTCTTCATCTGCTGCACGCGGGCGACGTCGACCGGCTCGCGGTCGCCGAAACGGCCTTCGCCGGCGAGGTCGAGGATCTGGCCGCCGGCCATGCCGCCGACGCCGGAGGCGCGGGCCAGCGCGCGGGTCAGCAGCAGACGCACCTGAGCGTCCTTGTGGATCGCATCGCGGGTGATGATGTCGAAGGCAATCGTCAGCAGCGCGTCGCCGGCGAGGATCGCGGTGGCGTCGTCATAGGCTTTGTGCAGGGTCGGGCGGCCGCGGCGCAGGTCGGAATTGTCCATCGCCGGCAGATCGTCATGGATCAACGAGTAGCAGTGGATGCATTCCAGCGCGGCGCCGACCAGCAGCGCGGCTTCGCGCGGGATGCCGAACACCGCGGCGCTCTCGACCGCCAGGAACGGCCGCAGCCGCTTGCCGCCGCCGAGGCTTGAATAGCGCATCGCCTCGATCAGCCGCTTCGGGCGCACGATCTCGTCGCTCTCGGTCGCGTCGGACAGCAGTTTCGCGAGCAGGGCTTCGGTATCCTCCGCGGTCTGGTCCAGCCGCTTGGAAAACTCTGCAGTACCGGTCGTCATTAAGAATTGCTCCAGATCGATTTTCGGCCGGACAATCGTTGATGAGATCGGCTTCGTCAATTCCACCCTGCTATGGATTCGCGCCTTAAAAGTGCTGGAAAAACCGTGAATTATCCCACAGACGTCTGACGGTGCCGGCCGTGTCCTGGCGGGCGGGTGCCAAATCGTTGCTGGAGAGGTCCTCCCCGGAAACCCTCGTTTTGCGCATTGTCCGAATTTTATTGCTGGTTTTGCTGGCGGTGCTGTTGCTGCCCTATCTGGTGACGCCGTTCTACCGCACCGGTCAGCCGGTCTCGGCCCTGATGGCGTGGCGGACCCTGCGAGGCGCCCCGGTCACGCGGCATTGGGTCGATTTCGGCGCGATGTCGCCCTACCTGCCGCGGTCCGTGGTCAGCTCGGAGGATGCCCATTTCTGCAAGCACCGGGGCGTCGATTGGGGCGCGCTGCGCGAGGCGGTCAACGATGCCGAGGACGGTGAGGTGGCCCGCGGCGGCTCGACCATCACCCAGCAGGTGGCCAAGAACCTGTTCCTGTGGTCCGGCCGCAGCGTGATCCGCAAGGGGCTGGAACTGCCGCTGGCGCTCTGGATCGACTTCGTGCTGCCGAAGCAGCGGATCCTGGAAATCTACCTGAACATCGCGGAAATGGGCCCAGCCGGGCAGTTTGGCGCCGAAGCCGGCGCCCAATATGCCTTTGGCCGGTCCGCCGCGGCGCTGTCGCCCCGGGAAGCCGCGCTTTTGGCGGCGATTCTGCCGAATCCGCTCAAAAGGAGCGCCCGGAACCCGGGGCCGGGGGTGCGCAGGCTGTCCGGCACCTACATGGCCCGGGCCAATACCGTGACGCGGTGCTGGCGCGACAATCGCGGCGATTGAGCGCGATTTCGGGCGCATTTTGCTGTCTCCGGCCCTAGCTTTACGGAGTGCCTTCCTCTATAAGCGCGGCCTTACCGGCATCGCAGCTTGCGCTTCGAAGCGCTGAGCCACGTCCGTATTTCGGACGATGCCTCCGCAACACCCTAGAGGACACCGTCATGGCCGTTCCCAGAAGAAAAACCTCGCCGTCGCGTCGCGGCATGCGCCGTTCGGCCGATGCGATCAAGACCCCGACCTATGTCGAGGACAAGGACTCCGGCGAGCTGCGCCGTCCGCACCACCTCGACCTGAAGACCGGCATGTACAAGGGCCGCCAGGTCCTGAAGGCCAAGAAAGAGTCCTGATCGGACTTCGGCTGCCGCGCCGCGGAGGCGCGAGCATGACCCGGAAAAGTGCGTAGCGGTTTTCCGATAAGGTTGTGCTCCAATCAAACGGCGCTGCGCCTGAATTCGGCCAACGAGTGCGGTCAAGACGCGCGTCCGCGGCGAGGCAAGTGCCATCGCCGCTTTGCTGGTTCTCCCTGAAATAAGGCGCAAGCCCCGATGGTCGGTTTTCCGCTGCTGCTCGTTCCGCTCGCGGTCTACAACATCATCGCTTTCCTGATGCCCGGCGTGTCCTTCACGGACCCGCTGATCAGGCTGACCTTGCTGTCGGGCGAACAGTGGCAGATCACGCTCAGCGACATGCTGCTTGCCGCCGGCGTGCTGCTGTTGCTGCTCGAGGTCATCAAGGGCGCGCGCCCCGGCGCGAAATATCTCACCGACCATCTGCTGTCGCTGATCGTGTTCGGCGCGGCCGCCGCCGAATTCGTGCTGTGGCCGAAGTTCGGCAACTCGACCTATTGCCTGCTGACGCTGCTGGCGCTGGTCGATTTCATTTCCGGAATTGCGCTGCGCACCCGCCGCCGTGCGGTGGTCGCGCCTGCGGCGCCGGCACCGAGCGTCAGCAAGGCGCAGCCCGAGGCACCACAGCCTGCACCTGTCGCGCAGCCTGCACCGCGGCCCGAGCCCGCGCCTGTCGCCGCTCCGGCGCCTGCACCGGTCCCGCCGGCGACATCGGTCGCGGAATCCGTGCTGCTCGATCAGTCTGCGCCCAAGCCGACGGTCGCCTCGCCGGATCTGCAGCCGGGCGGCCACCCGTCATCGGACGGGCCGCAACGCTAGCGTGTTTTCGGAGGGAGCCATGAACGAACACGCGCCCCTTCCGATCGCCGATCCGACGACAACGCAATCGATCTTCGACTGGCTCGAACGGTTCGCTGCCTGCGTCAGGGCGGTCGACTATGCGGCCGCCCGCCCGTTCTGGCATCCGGACATCATCTCGTTCGGCACCTATCAGGAACTGATCCACGGCCGCACGCGCTGGACCGAGATGCAGTGGGACAACGTTTGGCCCCGCACCGCGGATTTCGCCTTCGATCTCGCGCATACGGAGGTGCTGATCAGCGCCGATGGCGGCATGGCGACGGTGATCACGCCCTGGACCAGCACCGGCTTCAATCCGGACGGCAGCCGCTTCGACCGGCCGGGGCGGGCGACGATCATCCTCGCGCGCCAGGCCGACGGGCGCTGGCTCGGCATCCATTCCCACATGTCGCTGCGCCGCGGCGTGCCGCAGGACAGTCACGGCAACCGGCCGGTCAAGGCCCGCTGATCGCGCGATGGTTTGCTAGATGATCTGCCGGGTGCGTCGCGTCACGCTGCGGCGTTCGTCGATATGCGGGCCGTAGGCGGTCTGTGCGTCGGCCAATGACCCACGCCGCAGCCCGCACGTCTGCGGCTCGTGCGCGGCGGTTGCGATCAGGTGAGCCAGAAATGACGGGTCCCCGTGCGGCAGCGGGATCTTGGGCGCCCAATGGGTGGTCACGGCCAGCGGCACCAGCGCCGTGCTGGTCACGGCGGCAGTGTCGGTGAACTCGCCGTCGAGGACCTCTGACTGATCGATATCAAACATCGCCTGCGACCCGATGGAGCGTCATAGTTTGGGACGTTGCGTCCCTCTGCAACACCCTCATGGCAAGGGTCATGCCCGCCATCCCCAGTTCGTTCCGCGGCAGTCGAAAACGTGGTTTCCAGATTATTTATCAACTTCTCCTAGCGTTGGATTCGCCGGAACCACTATCTTGAGGCTGTGGAGAATCACCGGGTGCCGTCCCAAATCGAGACATGTTCGATGCCCCCTGTCCCGCCAGCTGCCAGCATCCTCGCCTCGCTCGGCCAAGCGACCTTCGCTTGGGACCTGGCGAGCGACGCGATGGCCTGGAGCGACAATGTGGCGACGGTGTTCCCGGACATCCCGGTCGCGGCGCTGGCGAGCGGCGCCGAGCTCGCGAAGCTGATCGAGCCGTCGCGCAGCATTCGCGTGGACGCGCTCGGCCACGCCGCGCCGTCGCGAAGCGGGGAGCCGGTGCCTTACCGGATCGAATATGGCGTACGGAGCGTCACATCGGCGCCGGTGATCTGGATCGAGGAGACCGGCTGCTGGTTTGCCGGCCCCGACGGCAGGCCGTCGCGGGTGCAGGGCATCGTCCGGGTCAACAATGAACGCCACGCCCGCGACGAGCAGCTCTTGAAACTGTCGCGGCACGATCCGCTGACGGGCGAGCTCAACCGCACCCATCTGGTCGCCTCGCTCGCCGAGAGCATCGAGGAGTGCGCGCGCTTCCGCACTTCCTGTGCCTTCATGCTGATCGGCATCGATCATCTGGCGCGGGTCAACGACGCTTTCGGCTTCGATGTCGCGGACGCCGTCATCGCCGAGGTGGCGAAGCGGATTCGCGCCCGGCTGCGCAGCGGCGACATGCTCGGCCGCTTCTCCGGCAACAAGTTCGGCCTGATCCTGCGCAACTGCACCGTCGACGATACCAACGTCGCGGCCGAGCGCTTCCTCGCCGCGGTGCGCGACGAGGTGGTGCCGACCAGGTCCGGCCCGGTATCGGTGACCGCATCGATCGGTGCCGTCACCATCCCGCGCCATGCGAAGTCGGCGGAAGAGGCGGTCAATCGCGCCCAGGAGACGCTGGATGCCGCCAAGAGCCGCCGCGCCGGTTCGTTCGCGCTGTGGAAGCCGAATGTCGAGCGCGACGCGCAGCGCCGCGTCAACATCCGCGTCACCGACGAGATCGTCACCGCGCTGAACGAGCGCCGCATCGTGATCGGCTTCGAGCCGGTAGTCGATGCGCGCTCGCGGCAGCCGTCGTTTTACGAGTGCCTGGTCCGCATGGAGCAGGACGACGGCCGTGCGCTGCTCGCGCCCGACATCGTGCCGGTCGCCGAGCGGCTCGGCCTGATCCGGCTGGTCGATCATCGCGTGCTGGAGCTCGCCATCGCCGAGCTCGCCGCGGCCCCTGATGTGCAGCTCAGCCTCAACATCTCGCCGGACACCACGATGGATCCGGACTGGTGGGCCACCATCGAATCCTTGATGCGCGCGCATCCCGGCGTCGGCGAGCGGCTGATCGTGGAGATCACCGAGACCGTCGCGATCCAGGACATCGACGACGTCCGCGGCTTCGTCACGCGGCTGAAGAATTTCGGCAGCCGGATCGCGATCGACGATTTCGGCGCCGGCTACACCTCGTTCCGCAACCTGCGCAAGCTCGGCGTCGACATCGTCAAGATCGACGGCGCCTTCGTGCAGAACATCGTGCGCTCGGCCGACGATCGCGCCTTCGTGCAGACGCTGATCGATCTTGCGCGCCGGCTTGAGATCAAGACGGTCGCCGAATGGGTGCAGGACGAGGAAGCCGCCGTGATGCTGCGCGAATGGGGCTGCGACTTCATCCAGGGCCGCCTGATCGGCCTCGCCTCGCCGGAGCGGCCGTGGAACGTGCCGGCGGAAAAGGTCGTGCCCGCCGCGGGCTGACGTCGTTATACCTGCCACGCGGGTCATTGCGTTGACCCCGGCCCCCGCACCTCATATCCGGCAGCGCAAGCGTGCGCCCGAATCGTGCGGCTGCGCTTTTTCCGGAGAGCATCGCGGCATGGACTGGAACGACTTTCGGCTGATCCTTGCCATCAGCCGGGCCGGCTCGCTCAGGGGAGCTGCGCAGGAGCTGGGTAACGACCACTCCACGATCTTTCGCTGGCTCAACGCGCTCGAGGCGAGGTTTGAGGTCCAGCTCTTCGAGCGAAACGGCGGCGTCTATACGCCGACGGACGCCGGAGACCGGATGCTGCTCGCCGCCGAACGCATGGAGAGGGAGGTGCTGGCGGTCGACCGCGACGTCACCGGCCGGGACGCTCGGCTGTCCGGCAATTTGCGGATCACCTGCTCGGAATCGCTGGCCTACCGCATCCTCAACGATCTGCTCGCGGAGTTCAGGTCGAGGCACGCGGGGATCACGCTCGAGCTGCTCGTCGACAACCGCCAGCTCGACCTGCTGCGACGCGAGGCCGATATCGCGATCCGGGCGACGCGCCCGTCTGAGGGCGACTTGTTCGGACGGCAGATCGCGGAGACGGCGTGGGCGCTTTACGCGAGCCCGCGCTATCTGGCCGACCGCGGCCGGCCCGGCGGCGCCCCGTTCGAGGGCCACAGCTTCATCGGCTGGGATAGTTCGGCGGCCGCGGCCGCGGCGAGCTGGCTCACCGCAACCGTGCCGAATGATCAGATCGTGTATCGCTCCAGCAGCCTGATCAACCAGATGATGGCGGTGAAGGCCGGCATCGGCATGGCGTTGCTGCCCTGCTATCTTGGCGATCAGGAATCCGACATCGAAACCGTCTCCGTCCCGGAGGCCGCGCTCACGCGTGAACTCTGGCTGATCACCCACCGCGATCTGCGCAACACCGCCCGCGTCCGCGCCTTCTTCGATATCGTGGGGCAGGGGCTGACGGCGCGTCGGCAATTGCTCGAAGGACGTTCGCGCAATCGCGCTCTGATCTAGCCGGCGGGATTGTAGCCCCGTTGCTGAAACGGATGCGCTTCGGCGAATGCCGGCAAGGCGAAGCATCGCTTCGCCAGCGCCGCCACCTCCGGAAATGCCGCGAGCTCCATGCGATAGACGTCGGCGAGGGCCACCTGGCCCGCGATGCTGATGTCGGCGATCGTGGGGGCCGGTCCCAGCGCGAAGGAAGCCGCCGGACGCCGCGTCAGCAATCGCTCGTAGGTCGAAAGTCCCTCGGCGGTCCAATGCCTGCACCATGTCTCGATGGCGGCGGCATCGGCGCCGAACGCCTGCGCGAGATGCTTGCGGACGCGCGGGACGGTCAGGGGATGCGCATCGGCGGCGAGGATCATTGCCAGCGATCGTGCATAGGCCCGTTCGCTTGGGTCGGCCGGTAGCAACCGCGGCTCGGGATGGATCTCGTCGAGATATTCGATGATCGCCAGCGACTGGAAGATGGCGCGGCCGTCATGAACGAGGGTGGGGACGACATGCTCCGCGTTGACTTCGGCGTAGCCCGGATCGAACTGGCGTCCGGAGAGGATGTCGATGTCGATTTCCTCGAAATCGAGGTTCTTGAGCGCAAGCGCGACGCGGACGCGGAATGCCGCGTTCGAGCGCCAGAAGCCGTAGAGCTGGATGGTCATCGGGATTGCCTTCTGTCGGAGGCAATCTCTGTAGCGGACCCCGCGAGGTGCGTCGCAGGTGATGCGATTGCCGTGCGGCAATCAGGGCTTGCGCGTCCGCAAGCCCTGTCGGGGCGCGGGGAGGTGCTTCAGCGCCGCGCCCGCGGGCCAAATGTCGCAAGCCACGGCGCGAGACCGTGCGGCAGTTCGAATTGCTTCCGCGCGGCATCATCAAATGGCTTCACCTCGAAGCCACGCACCAGCTTGATGTATCTTTCGGCGCCGGGCGACAGCCGAACCCGGCCATCGGCGAGTATCATGACGAATCCGCCGTGCGGCGTTTCGTGCAGCGTCCAGAGGGCCTTGCCGGTCGAGATATCCCGCAGGGTAAATCCGTCGATCAGACGACTGCCGTCAACCGAGAAGTCGCCAGTGCGCTCGGTGCGCAGAAGCGTGCGGCCGGTTGCGACGTCGACAATGGCCTGGCTCTGGCCATGGATGAAGCGGCCACTGGGAGATTGCCCAGCAATCAGTCCGGAAAAATCTCCAAGGTCGAACCATTCGTGGCGGATATCTGCATCGGTCGGCAGGATGCGCTCGACAACGCCGAGATCCCTCATCACCCGGTCACAGAAGATCACGCCGCAAACGGGGCGGAATGCCGGTGTGAGTGGCGCAATCAGGCTATTCGCGGTCGTCGATACGTCGCGCCATTTACCTGATATGAACAGCGATCGATTGCGCATCACGAGCGGTCGGCCCGTATCCGAGACGGCGCCGATCTTCCAATCGAATCCTTGATGCGCGCGCATCCCGGCGTCGGCGAGCGGCTGATCGTGGAGATCACCGAGACCGTCGCGATCCAGGACATCGACGACGTCCGCGGCTTCGTCACGCGGCTGAAGAATTTCGGCAGCCGGATCGCGATCGACGATTTCGGCGCCGGCTA
The window above is part of the Bradyrhizobium sp. PSBB068 genome. Proteins encoded here:
- a CDS encoding bifunctional diguanylate cyclase/phosphodiesterase produces the protein MPPVPPAASILASLGQATFAWDLASDAMAWSDNVATVFPDIPVAALASGAELAKLIEPSRSIRVDALGHAAPSRSGEPVPYRIEYGVRSVTSAPVIWIEETGCWFAGPDGRPSRVQGIVRVNNERHARDEQLLKLSRHDPLTGELNRTHLVASLAESIEECARFRTSCAFMLIGIDHLARVNDAFGFDVADAVIAEVAKRIRARLRSGDMLGRFSGNKFGLILRNCTVDDTNVAAERFLAAVRDEVVPTRSGPVSVTASIGAVTIPRHAKSAEEAVNRAQETLDAAKSRRAGSFALWKPNVERDAQRRVNIRVTDEIVTALNERRIVIGFEPVVDARSRQPSFYECLVRMEQDDGRALLAPDIVPVAERLGLIRLVDHRVLELAIAELAAAPDVQLSLNISPDTTMDPDWWATIESLMRAHPGVGERLIVEITETVAIQDIDDVRGFVTRLKNFGSRIAIDDFGAGYTSFRNLRKLGVDIVKIDGAFVQNIVRSADDRAFVQTLIDLARRLEIKTVAEWVQDEEAAVMLREWGCDFIQGRLIGLASPERPWNVPAEKVVPAAG
- a CDS encoding LysR family transcriptional regulator produces the protein MDWNDFRLILAISRAGSLRGAAQELGNDHSTIFRWLNALEARFEVQLFERNGGVYTPTDAGDRMLLAAERMEREVLAVDRDVTGRDARLSGNLRITCSESLAYRILNDLLAEFRSRHAGITLELLVDNRQLDLLRREADIAIRATRPSEGDLFGRQIAETAWALYASPRYLADRGRPGGAPFEGHSFIGWDSSAAAAAASWLTATVPNDQIVYRSSSLINQMMAVKAGIGMALLPCYLGDQESDIETVSVPEAALTRELWLITHRDLRNTARVRAFFDIVGQGLTARRQLLEGRSRNRALI
- the maiA gene encoding maleylacetoacetate isomerase, with translation MTIQLYGFWRSNAAFRVRVALALKNLDFEEIDIDILSGRQFDPGYAEVNAEHVVPTLVHDGRAIFQSLAIIEYLDEIHPEPRLLPADPSERAYARSLAMILAADAHPLTVPRVRKHLAQAFGADAAAIETWCRHWTAEGLSTYERLLTRRPAASFALGPAPTIADISIAGQVALADVYRMELAAFPEVAALAKRCFALPAFAEAHPFQQRGYNPAG